CCAAGATTTCCTTGGAGAGAGAGAGCCAATGAATTTCAAGTCCAACAAGCTGCGTGATGCGGTCGTCATCGCGCTGGTCGCCGGCGCGACGACATCCATCGCCGCCGAGGCCCAGGAAGCAACCAACCTGGACCGCATCTCGGTCACCGGTTCGCGCATCCGCCAGGTTGACACCGAAACCGCACAGCCGGTGCTGAGCGTCAGCCGCGCGGCCATCGAAAAGAGCGGCTTCAAGACGGTCGCCGATGTGCTGCAGAACATCTCTGCCGCCGGTTCTCCGGCCATCAGCCGTTCCGAGCCGCTGTCCTCGGGCGAAATGGTCGGTGGCTACTACATCGACCTGCGCAACCTGGGCGCGCAGCGCACGCTCATCCTCGTCGATGGCAAGCGTCTGGGTGCCAGCGTCAGCGGCTACCAGGACGTTTCGCAGATTCCGTCGGCCATCGTCGAACGCATCGACGTGCTGAAGGATGGTGCGTCTTCGATCTACGGTTCGGATGCGATGGCGGGCGTGATCAACATCATCACCCGCAAGAACTTCGAGGGCATGGAAGCCAACGTCTACACCGGTCAGTACAGCGAAGGTGACGGCCAGAAGCAGAGCATGGACTTCGTCACCGGCTTCACCGGTGATCGCGGCTCGGTGACCATCGGCGCCGAGTACTCGAAGGAAAAGGCTGTCTGGGCCAAGGATCGCTGGTTCTCGCAGTCCTCGCGCACCAACCGTCACCCGACCGCCGGCTGGACCTCGGTCAGCCAGTGGGGCGCGGTCTACGATCCCACTGATGCTGATTCCCCGCTGCTGACCCTGAACCGTGGTGGCAACCCGTATGACGCGGGCGATTTCCACGAGACCGATCTGACCCCGATCACCGGCGACGTCAGCAATTCCAACGAGCAGATGCAGCTGCTGACCCCGACCGAACGTCGCAGCGTGTTCGCGAACGTTCAGTACGACCTGACCGACAACGTGCGCTTCAGCGGCGACCTGATGTACACCCGCCGCGAATCCGAAGCCCAGGTCGCGGGCTATCCGCTGCAGTCCGAGGCGTACACGAACCTCGGCTCCATCTGGTCGGCTGACAGCTACTACAACCCCTTCGGTCAGGACATGGCGTACGTGCGCCGCGGCTGGGAAGTGCCGCGCGTGTCCAACAACAAGCTGACCACGTTCCGCTTCAGCGGCGCGCTGCAGGGCTCGTTCCAGTTCAATGACAAGTTCTTCGACTGGGAAGCGGGTTACCTGTACCAGAACTCGGAGAACAACCAGAGCCAGACCGGCAACTACAATGTGCTGGCTGCCAATGCGGCGACCGGTGCATCGTTCTTCAACCCGGATACCGGTCGCGTCGAGTGCGGCACGGCTGCGGGCCTGGCCGCTGGCACCAACCCGGCCTACGGCGCCGGCGCAGGCGGCTGCATTCCGTGGAATCCGGCCATTCCGTTCGGCCGCGTCGGTGACGGCGGCCTGACCGGCAATCCGGATCTGCAGCAGTTCCTGTTCCCGACCACGCACAACGTCGGCGAAACCACGATGACCTCCTACTACGCGAACATCGCGGGTAGCATCGTCACCCTGCCGGCAGGCGACCTGGGCTTCGCACTCGGCTACGAGTACCGCGAAGAAAAGGGCAGCTTCAACCCGGACGCCCTGTCGCAGTCGGGCTACTCGACGGATCTCGCGTCGGGCCCCACCGGCGGCAAGTACGACGTCAATGAAGTGTACCTGGAGCTGAATCTGCCGATCCTGGCCGACCTGCCCGGCGCACGCGAGCTGAGCCTGAGCGCGGCCACCCGCTTCTCGGACTTCAGCACCTTCGGCAACACGACCAACAGCAAGTTCGGCCTGAAGTGGCGCCCGATCGACCAGCTGCTGGTTCGCGCAACCTATGCTGAAGGCTTCCGCGCGCCGACCATCGCCGACCTGTACGGCGGCAGCTCGCAGTCGTTCGAGTACTTCACCGATCCCTGCGATACGTCGTTCGGCCTGGCCGCAACCGACGCTGCCACCGCCCAGCGTTGTGCTGCCGCCCTGGGCGCGCTGGCACCGACGTTCCGTCAGCTCAAGCAGGGCTACGTCCCCGCCGAAGGCCCGGATGAGCAGAGCCCGGTGCCGTTCATTTCCGGCTCGAACCCGAACCTGACCCCGGAAACGTCGAAGTCGAAGACGGTCGGCCTGGTCTGGAGCCCGAGCTTCGCCGAAGGCCTCAACCTGAGCCTGGACTGGTTCAACATCAAGATCGAAAACACGATCGTTGCCGATACGCCGACGGATCAGCTCAACGACTGCTATGTGCTTGGCATCGCTGAGC
Above is a genomic segment from Stenotrophomonas sp. ESTM1D_MKCIP4_1 containing:
- a CDS encoding TonB-dependent receptor; this translates as MNFKSNKLRDAVVIALVAGATTSIAAEAQEATNLDRISVTGSRIRQVDTETAQPVLSVSRAAIEKSGFKTVADVLQNISAAGSPAISRSEPLSSGEMVGGYYIDLRNLGAQRTLILVDGKRLGASVSGYQDVSQIPSAIVERIDVLKDGASSIYGSDAMAGVINIITRKNFEGMEANVYTGQYSEGDGQKQSMDFVTGFTGDRGSVTIGAEYSKEKAVWAKDRWFSQSSRTNRHPTAGWTSVSQWGAVYDPTDADSPLLTLNRGGNPYDAGDFHETDLTPITGDVSNSNEQMQLLTPTERRSVFANVQYDLTDNVRFSGDLMYTRRESEAQVAGYPLQSEAYTNLGSIWSADSYYNPFGQDMAYVRRGWEVPRVSNNKLTTFRFSGALQGSFQFNDKFFDWEAGYLYQNSENNQSQTGNYNVLAANAATGASFFNPDTGRVECGTAAGLAAGTNPAYGAGAGGCIPWNPAIPFGRVGDGGLTGNPDLQQFLFPTTHNVGETTMTSYYANIAGSIVTLPAGDLGFALGYEYREEKGSFNPDALSQSGYSTDLASGPTGGKYDVNEVYLELNLPILADLPGARELSLSAATRFSDFSTFGNTTNSKFGLKWRPIDQLLVRATYAEGFRAPTIADLYGGSSQSFEYFTDPCDTSFGLAATDAATAQRCAAALGALAPTFRQLKQGYVPAEGPDEQSPVPFISGSNPNLTPETSKSKTVGLVWSPSFAEGLNLSLDWFNIKIENTIVADTPTDQLNDCYVLGIAERCSTFTRDATRGFVNTLSYGSRNAGFIETEGFDFDASYRYATDAWGTFNFNLQNTYVTKNVLKTANDDSPVQIYNGFGSNFRLKSNLSIGWEFGDFGITWGTRYFSSVKERCYYDTECSLPDYGSPDPARNQAQNKRGATTFHDVQFSWNAPWNATIGVGARNVFDHYGPQMYSNPNSQYAYYGGYDIGRLIYMQYKQKF